In a single window of the Nocardiopsis composta genome:
- a CDS encoding alpha-amylase family glycosyl hydrolase, translating into MPRTQWWRDAAIYQVYVRSFADGDGDGTGDLAGVRARLPYLAGLGVDALWFTPWYRSPLADGGYDIADYRAIDPAFGTLDEAEKLIAEAGGLGLRCIVDIVPNHVSDRHEWFRAALAAGPGSPERELFHFRPASPEPPNDWVGEFGGVPWSRTEDGEWYLHLFTPQQPDLNWGHPAVRREHEEVLRFWFDRGAAGVRIDSAALLAKADGLPPMAASREHPFHDRPELHDIYRSWRRVADEYGAVLIGEVWLPDADRFARYLRPDELHTAFNFDFLARPWDPAELWESIELTLSSHAPVGAPPTWVLANHDVTRTVTRYGRAGDTGFAFERKRFSVPTDLELGTRRARAAALLTLALPGSVYLYQGEELGLPEAEIPRELIQDPMHARSGGTDPGRDGCRVPLPWDGAPDPSWLPVPADWAGYSAERQARDPGSMLNLYRAALRLRRSLLPAGPLRRMRADDPRVLCFARTREQDGAEWICLVNFGPEDAAPPPGAEPLLASGPLSEGGLVPQDTAVWLRA; encoded by the coding sequence AGTGGTGGCGCGACGCCGCCATCTATCAGGTGTACGTCCGCTCCTTCGCCGACGGCGACGGCGACGGCACCGGCGACCTCGCCGGCGTCCGTGCCCGCCTGCCCTACCTGGCCGGGCTGGGCGTGGACGCGCTCTGGTTCACCCCCTGGTACCGCTCGCCGCTGGCCGACGGCGGCTACGACATCGCCGACTACCGCGCCATCGACCCCGCCTTCGGCACCCTGGACGAGGCCGAGAAGCTGATCGCCGAGGCCGGCGGGCTGGGCCTGCGCTGCATCGTGGACATCGTCCCCAACCACGTCTCGGACCGGCACGAATGGTTCCGGGCCGCGCTGGCGGCGGGCCCCGGCTCGCCGGAGCGGGAGCTGTTCCACTTCCGCCCCGCCTCGCCGGAGCCGCCCAACGACTGGGTGGGCGAGTTCGGCGGGGTGCCGTGGAGCCGCACCGAGGACGGCGAGTGGTACCTGCACCTGTTCACCCCCCAGCAGCCCGACCTCAACTGGGGCCACCCGGCGGTCCGCCGGGAGCACGAGGAGGTGCTGCGGTTCTGGTTCGACCGCGGCGCCGCCGGGGTGCGGATCGACTCCGCGGCGCTGCTCGCCAAGGCCGACGGGCTGCCCCCGATGGCCGCCTCCCGGGAGCACCCCTTCCACGACCGGCCCGAGCTGCACGACATCTACCGCTCCTGGCGGCGGGTCGCCGACGAGTACGGCGCCGTGCTGATCGGCGAGGTGTGGCTGCCCGACGCCGACCGGTTCGCCCGCTACCTGCGCCCGGACGAGCTGCACACCGCCTTCAACTTCGACTTCCTGGCCCGCCCCTGGGACCCGGCCGAGCTGTGGGAGTCCATCGAACTCACCCTCTCCTCGCACGCCCCGGTCGGCGCGCCGCCGACCTGGGTGCTGGCCAACCACGACGTGACCCGCACGGTCACCCGCTACGGCCGGGCCGGCGACACCGGCTTCGCCTTCGAGCGCAAGCGCTTCTCCGTCCCCACCGACCTGGAGCTGGGCACCCGCCGGGCGCGCGCCGCCGCGCTGCTCACCCTGGCCCTGCCCGGATCGGTCTACCTGTACCAGGGCGAGGAGCTGGGGCTCCCGGAGGCCGAGATCCCCCGGGAGCTGATCCAGGACCCGATGCACGCCCGCTCCGGCGGGACGGACCCGGGCCGGGACGGCTGCCGGGTGCCGCTGCCCTGGGACGGCGCCCCCGACCCCAGCTGGCTCCCGGTGCCCGCCGACTGGGCCGGCTACTCCGCCGAGCGGCAGGCGCGCGACCCCGGCTCGATGCTCAACCTGTACCGGGCGGCGCTGCGGCTGCGCCGCTCCCTGCTCCCCGCCGGCCCGCTGCGCCGGATGCGCGCCGACGACCCGCGGGTGCTCTGCTTCGCGCGCACCCGCGAACAGGACGGCGCCGAGTGGATCTGCCTGGTCAACTTCGGCCCGGAGGACGCCGCGCCGCCCCCGGGCGCAGAACCCCTGCTGGCCAGCGGCCCCCTGTCCGAAGGGGGTCTGGTGCCGCAGGACACCGCGGTCTGGCTGCGGGCCTGA
- a CDS encoding DUF397 domain-containing protein yields MPELKFRKSSYSSGNSQNCVEVADLPRAAAIRDSKHSDAGHLVFPASEWDAFLGAARAERL; encoded by the coding sequence GTGCCTGAACTCAAGTTCCGCAAGAGCAGCTACAGCTCTGGGAACTCGCAGAACTGCGTCGAAGTGGCCGACCTCCCCCGGGCCGCCGCCATCCGTGATTCCAAGCATTCCGACGCCGGCCACCTGGTCTTCCCCGCCTCCGAGTGGGACGCCTTCCTCGGGGCCGCCCGGGCTGAGCGGCTGTAA
- a CDS encoding helix-turn-helix domain-containing protein yields the protein MRRTPSPSVRLRRLAAELRRIREERGLSVAQAAKGVGWGSSKLSRFETADRRIAANDLDKLLDSYKVDDAAEREALHTLTREAKDRGWWWKYRDVFGPRSLPDFEAEASVIRTYESIVIPGLLQTPDYAEALFTADCHADHDQVGRLVEARIARREILTRIDHPPRLTAVIDEAALRRPIGGQQVMGEQLEYLLRIGRSHNVDLQVLPFAAGAHSGLSGSFTILDFPEPTDLSIVYTDTLTSGAFEEQIDDVDRYMRTFGDIQGSSLSKQKSEQFIRGLLQQESGESA from the coding sequence ATGCGACGAACCCCCAGTCCCTCGGTGCGTCTTCGCCGCCTCGCTGCTGAGCTGCGACGTATCAGAGAAGAGCGCGGGCTCTCAGTGGCGCAGGCGGCCAAAGGGGTGGGCTGGGGCTCTTCCAAGCTCAGTCGATTCGAGACGGCCGACCGAAGGATCGCGGCAAACGACCTCGACAAACTGCTGGACTCTTACAAGGTGGATGACGCCGCTGAGCGCGAAGCCCTGCACACGCTGACGCGTGAGGCCAAGGACCGTGGTTGGTGGTGGAAGTACCGCGATGTGTTCGGGCCTCGCTCGTTGCCCGACTTCGAAGCCGAGGCATCGGTCATTCGCACCTACGAGAGCATCGTCATTCCGGGCCTCCTGCAGACTCCGGACTACGCCGAAGCGTTGTTCACAGCGGACTGCCACGCAGATCACGATCAGGTCGGTAGGCTGGTCGAGGCGCGTATCGCCCGTAGAGAGATCCTTACTCGGATCGATCATCCCCCGAGGCTGACGGCGGTCATCGATGAGGCGGCACTGCGCCGTCCGATCGGTGGGCAGCAGGTGATGGGGGAACAGCTGGAGTATCTGCTTCGTATCGGGCGCTCCCACAACGTAGATCTTCAGGTGCTGCCGTTCGCGGCTGGCGCTCACTCAGGTCTCTCGGGCTCTTTCACGATCCTGGACTTCCCTGAGCCGACCGACCTGTCGATCGTCTACACGGATACGCTGACCTCGGGAGCGTTCGAGGAGCAGATCGACGATGTGGATCGCTACATGCGAACCTTCGGAGACATTCAAGGTTCATCCCTGAGCAAGCAGAAAAGCGAGCAGTTCATTCGTGGTCTGCTGCAGCAAGAGAGTGGTGAAAGTGCCTGA
- a CDS encoding sodium/glutamate symporter, with protein sequence MFPTDEVSGDAVTALLFAVTVLGLLVLAGVVLRLLIAPLRRLFIPAALVGGVLGAALGPYGAGLFPESMVTTWAGLPGVLITVVFAPMLIGVSMPSLKKSYRLIAPQLLFGYMGDFLMIGVPMLVCAALLVPFWDVGAAFGTVIEVAWPGGHGTAAGMGPVYSELGWADGGPLSLAAATAGLLFGIVCGMVLINIAARRGHIAAAGRGDDAPEVLPEEARAPLGRTTLNKDLVDGLAFHGALIAAAVLIGWVLQSLLGTVVPGLPLFPMAMIGGAVVQAVVGRTRLAGAVDPGSLRAIQGVALDLLVVSAVASISVPVVLENIVPLAVLLLVAAATAVGFFYWAGPRMFRESWFEMSIVNFGTLTAVASVGLMLLRAADPELKTDAARAYALRAPFFSPIAGGGLLTAVLPVIAVTYGPWALAIGALAGAAALYVLARVLRIWQRPGAGARSGAGSPQHG encoded by the coding sequence ATGTTCCCGACAGACGAGGTGAGCGGCGACGCCGTCACCGCACTCCTGTTCGCCGTCACCGTCCTCGGACTGCTCGTCCTGGCCGGCGTGGTGCTGCGGCTGCTGATCGCACCGCTGCGCCGGCTGTTCATCCCCGCCGCCCTGGTCGGCGGCGTGCTCGGCGCGGCGCTCGGCCCCTACGGCGCGGGCCTGTTCCCGGAGAGCATGGTCACCACCTGGGCCGGGCTGCCGGGGGTGCTGATCACCGTGGTGTTCGCGCCGATGCTCATCGGGGTGAGCATGCCGAGCCTGAAGAAGAGCTACCGGCTGATCGCGCCGCAGCTGCTCTTCGGCTACATGGGCGACTTCCTGATGATCGGCGTGCCGATGCTGGTCTGCGCGGCGCTGCTGGTGCCGTTCTGGGACGTCGGCGCGGCGTTCGGCACCGTCATCGAGGTGGCCTGGCCCGGCGGGCACGGCACCGCCGCCGGGATGGGGCCGGTCTACTCCGAGCTGGGGTGGGCCGACGGCGGGCCGCTCTCGCTGGCCGCGGCCACCGCCGGGCTGCTGTTCGGGATCGTCTGCGGGATGGTGCTGATCAACATCGCCGCCCGCCGCGGCCACATCGCCGCGGCCGGACGCGGCGACGACGCCCCCGAGGTGCTGCCGGAGGAGGCCCGCGCCCCGCTCGGCCGGACCACCCTCAACAAGGACCTGGTGGACGGGCTGGCCTTCCACGGCGCGCTGATCGCGGCCGCGGTGCTCATCGGCTGGGTGCTCCAGTCGCTGCTGGGGACGGTCGTGCCGGGGCTGCCGCTGTTCCCGATGGCGATGATCGGCGGCGCGGTGGTGCAGGCGGTGGTGGGCAGGACCCGGCTGGCGGGCGCGGTCGACCCGGGCAGCCTGCGCGCGATCCAGGGGGTGGCGCTGGACCTGCTGGTGGTCTCGGCGGTCGCCTCGATCAGCGTCCCGGTGGTGCTGGAGAACATCGTTCCGCTGGCGGTGCTGCTGCTGGTCGCGGCGGCGACGGCGGTGGGGTTCTTCTACTGGGCCGGGCCGCGGATGTTCCGCGAGTCCTGGTTCGAGATGTCCATCGTCAACTTCGGCACGCTGACCGCGGTCGCCTCGGTGGGCCTGATGCTGCTCCGCGCCGCCGACCCGGAGCTCAAGACCGACGCCGCCCGCGCCTACGCGCTGCGCGCCCCGTTCTTCAGCCCGATCGCCGGCGGCGGCCTGCTCACGGCGGTGCTCCCGGTGATCGCGGTGACCTACGGACCGTGGGCGCTGGCGATCGGCGCCTTGGCGGGAGCGGCGGCGCTGTACGTGCTGGCCAGGGTGCTGCGCATCTGGCAGCGCCCGGGAGCCGGGGCGAGGTCCGGTGCGGGGTCGCCGCAGCACGGCTGA
- a CDS encoding bestrophin-like domain, translating into MMTSILAFSILAAMVLGAILAVWRFRVSDDSSGGAVGVVIAPCALALYLAGAAMGVVIGWEDFKGAEEGVATEAGAAQALYWSTAALPAEDAEAVRGQLRAYLTTVVEEDWPLMEREGELSPEGDAALAELAASLRVLSSAETGDGLDLLTARQELTNLSDARIERADAAGDGIPPVLTAITAISAVAVAVLPFAMIKQRSAAAYFWASVNLLFVFAPVLFMLYMGSPYTGILVNDAGGIEDALAGFERADTALDAP; encoded by the coding sequence ATGATGACGTCGATTCTGGCCTTTTCCATCCTCGCCGCCATGGTCCTCGGCGCGATTCTCGCCGTCTGGAGATTCCGGGTCAGCGACGACTCCTCGGGAGGGGCGGTCGGCGTCGTCATCGCCCCCTGCGCGCTCGCGCTCTACCTCGCGGGGGCGGCGATGGGCGTGGTGATCGGCTGGGAGGACTTCAAGGGCGCCGAGGAGGGGGTCGCCACCGAGGCCGGGGCCGCCCAGGCGCTCTACTGGAGCACCGCCGCCCTCCCGGCCGAGGACGCCGAAGCGGTCCGCGGGCAGCTCCGCGCCTACCTGACCACGGTCGTGGAGGAGGACTGGCCGCTGATGGAGCGGGAGGGCGAGCTTAGCCCCGAGGGCGACGCCGCCCTCGCCGAGCTGGCCGCGTCCCTGCGGGTGCTGTCCAGCGCCGAGACCGGCGACGGGCTGGACCTGCTCACCGCCCGCCAGGAGCTGACCAACCTCAGCGACGCCCGCATCGAGCGCGCGGACGCCGCCGGGGACGGCATCCCGCCGGTGCTGACCGCCATCACCGCGATCTCCGCGGTGGCCGTGGCGGTGCTGCCGTTCGCCATGATCAAGCAGCGTTCGGCCGCCGCCTACTTCTGGGCCTCGGTCAACCTGCTGTTCGTCTTCGCGCCGGTGCTGTTCATGCTCTACATGGGCAGCCCCTACACCGGCATCCTGGTCAACGACGCGGGCGGCATCGAGGACGCGCTGGCCGGGTTCGAGCGGGCCGACACGGCGCTCGACGCGCCCTGA
- a CDS encoding right-handed parallel beta-helix repeat-containing protein, whose translation MRPRQRSRAAVLGIGLAAAALAPAEAAPVPAAPAPADTAAEERGADTPYTEYEAEDGDYRGTLLEAEPDRPFGKTNFATESSGRKSVRLDSTGEYVEFTSTTATNSIVVRNSIPDAPEGGGQEATLSLYADGEFVQKLTLSSKHSWLYGSTDDPEGLTNTPGPDARRLFDEAHALLDDTYPEGTEFRLQRDQDDDAEYYVVDLIDLEEVAPPAAKPEECTSITEYGAVPDDGEDDTAAIQEAVTANQDGEIDCVWIPAGQWRQEQKILTDDPEDRGEYNQVGIRDVTVRGAGMWHSQLYTLTPPHEAGGINHPHEGNFGFDIDDNTQISDIAIFGSGTIRGGDGGHEGGVALNGRFGKGTRIENVWIEHANVGAWVGRDHSNIPELWNPGDGVEFTGMRIRNTYADGVNFANGTRNSTVSDSSLRNTGDDALAVWSSKYVEDPAVDVGRDNAFRNNTVQLPWRANGIAVYGGSGNAIENNLISDTMSYPGIMLASDHDPVPFSGETVIAGNGLYRTGGAFWGGQQEFGAITVFPASSDIPGVVIRDTDIHDSTYDGIQFKSGGGAMPDVEITGVTISKSNNGAGVLAQGGARGNAVLTDVEITDSADGDIVVEPGSQFVID comes from the coding sequence ATGAGGCCCAGACAGCGCAGCCGGGCCGCGGTGCTCGGCATCGGACTCGCGGCCGCCGCCCTCGCCCCCGCCGAGGCGGCCCCCGTGCCCGCGGCCCCCGCCCCCGCGGACACGGCCGCCGAAGAGCGCGGAGCGGACACCCCCTACACCGAGTACGAGGCGGAGGACGGCGACTACCGGGGCACCCTCCTCGAAGCCGAGCCGGACCGCCCCTTCGGGAAGACGAACTTCGCCACCGAGTCCTCCGGCCGCAAATCGGTCCGGCTCGACTCCACCGGCGAATACGTCGAATTCACCTCGACCACCGCGACCAACTCGATCGTGGTGCGCAACTCCATCCCGGACGCACCGGAGGGCGGCGGGCAGGAGGCGACGCTCAGCCTCTACGCCGACGGCGAGTTCGTGCAGAAGCTGACCCTGTCCTCCAAGCACAGCTGGCTCTACGGGAGCACCGACGACCCGGAGGGCCTGACCAACACCCCCGGCCCCGACGCGCGGCGGCTCTTCGACGAGGCGCACGCGCTCCTCGACGACACCTACCCCGAGGGCACCGAGTTCCGGCTGCAGCGCGACCAGGACGACGACGCCGAGTACTACGTCGTCGACCTGATCGACCTGGAGGAGGTGGCGCCCCCGGCGGCCAAGCCGGAGGAGTGCACCTCGATCACCGAGTACGGGGCGGTCCCCGACGACGGCGAGGACGACACCGCGGCCATCCAGGAGGCGGTGACCGCCAACCAGGACGGCGAGATCGACTGCGTGTGGATCCCGGCGGGGCAGTGGCGCCAGGAGCAGAAGATCCTCACCGACGACCCGGAGGACCGGGGCGAGTACAACCAGGTCGGCATCAGGGACGTGACCGTCCGCGGCGCCGGCATGTGGCACTCGCAGCTCTACACGCTCACCCCGCCGCACGAGGCCGGCGGCATCAACCACCCGCACGAGGGCAACTTCGGCTTCGACATCGACGACAACACGCAGATCTCCGACATCGCCATCTTCGGCTCCGGCACCATCCGGGGCGGCGACGGCGGCCACGAGGGCGGCGTCGCGCTCAACGGCCGGTTCGGGAAGGGCACCAGGATCGAGAACGTGTGGATCGAGCACGCCAACGTCGGGGCGTGGGTCGGCCGCGACCACAGCAACATCCCCGAGCTGTGGAACCCGGGCGACGGGGTGGAGTTCACCGGCATGCGGATCCGCAACACCTACGCCGACGGCGTGAACTTCGCCAACGGGACCCGTAACTCCACGGTCTCCGACTCCTCGCTCCGCAACACCGGCGACGACGCCCTGGCCGTGTGGTCCAGCAAGTACGTCGAGGACCCCGCGGTGGACGTCGGCCGCGACAACGCCTTCCGGAACAACACCGTCCAGCTCCCGTGGCGCGCCAACGGCATCGCGGTCTACGGCGGCAGCGGCAACGCGATCGAGAACAACCTGATCTCCGACACGATGTCCTACCCCGGCATCATGCTCGCCAGCGACCACGACCCGGTGCCGTTCTCCGGGGAGACCGTCATCGCCGGCAACGGCCTGTACCGCACCGGCGGCGCGTTCTGGGGCGGGCAGCAGGAGTTCGGCGCCATCACGGTGTTCCCGGCGAGCAGCGACATCCCCGGCGTCGTCATCCGGGACACCGACATCCACGACTCCACCTACGACGGCATCCAGTTCAAGTCGGGCGGCGGCGCCATGCCGGACGTCGAGATCACCGGCGTGACGATCTCCAAGTCCAACAACGGCGCGGGCGTCCTCGCCCAGGGCGGAGCGCGCGGCAACGCGGTGCTGACCGACGTCGAGATCACCGACTCGGCCGACGGCGACATCGTCGTCGAACCCGGGTCGCAGTTCGTGATCGACTGA
- a CDS encoding NAD(P)/FAD-dependent oxidoreductase has translation MKHQFVIIGGGVHGCAAAWRLADAGEDVLLLEAGAIASGASGGFGRRGVRANRRDLRELPLMRAAYRIWPELDERLGAATGYERTGGMYLIEQETTGTRGGLIAAQAHAEVQTRLGVPTEAIGRDRVLELEPAVSPAVRGALYCPLDGTADHTATTRAFAEAARKRGATLLEDREVTAVERAGGRVTAVRTARGERFEVGTALLVLNNTGAPGLLRDGFGVDLPVWRILPQALQVAPAGGPPMAHLVGHDHRPLSVKPLPDGTVMVSGGWRGRWNAGLRRGETTEEAVRGNLRTAAEVYPDLAGAELLHAAAGSPESCSADEIPIVDLVPGTGNAWVGTGWTGHGFAIAPAVAESLTAWARTGTRPDDLAPFSLARFGRIPHRAG, from the coding sequence ATGAAGCACCAGTTCGTGATTATCGGCGGCGGCGTCCACGGCTGCGCCGCCGCGTGGCGGCTCGCCGACGCCGGGGAGGACGTCCTCCTCCTCGAAGCCGGGGCGATCGCCTCCGGCGCCTCCGGCGGCTTCGGCCGGCGCGGGGTCCGCGCCAACCGGCGCGACCTGCGGGAGCTGCCGCTGATGCGGGCCGCCTACCGGATCTGGCCCGAACTCGACGAGCGGCTGGGCGCCGCCACCGGCTACGAGCGCACCGGCGGCATGTACCTCATCGAGCAGGAGACCACCGGCACCAGGGGCGGCCTGATCGCCGCGCAGGCCCACGCCGAGGTGCAGACCCGCCTCGGCGTCCCGACCGAGGCGATCGGCCGCGACCGGGTGCTGGAGCTGGAGCCCGCCGTCTCGCCCGCCGTGCGCGGCGCGCTGTACTGCCCGCTGGACGGCACCGCCGACCACACCGCCACCACCAGGGCGTTCGCCGAGGCGGCCCGGAAGCGCGGGGCGACACTGCTGGAGGACCGCGAGGTCACCGCGGTGGAGCGCGCCGGCGGGCGGGTCACCGCGGTGCGCACCGCCCGCGGCGAGCGCTTCGAGGTCGGCACCGCCCTGCTGGTGCTCAACAACACCGGCGCCCCCGGCCTGCTCCGCGACGGCTTCGGCGTGGACCTGCCGGTCTGGCGGATCCTCCCGCAGGCCCTCCAGGTCGCCCCGGCCGGCGGCCCGCCCATGGCCCACCTGGTCGGCCACGACCACCGCCCGCTCTCCGTCAAGCCGCTGCCCGACGGCACGGTCATGGTGAGCGGCGGCTGGCGCGGCCGGTGGAACGCCGGGCTGCGGCGCGGCGAGACCACCGAGGAGGCCGTGCGGGGCAACCTGCGCACGGCGGCCGAGGTCTACCCGGACCTGGCCGGCGCGGAGCTGCTGCACGCCGCCGCCGGATCGCCGGAGTCGTGCAGCGCCGACGAGATCCCGATCGTGGACCTGGTCCCCGGCACCGGCAACGCCTGGGTCGGCACCGGCTGGACCGGGCACGGCTTCGCCATCGCCCCGGCCGTCGCCGAGTCGCTCACCGCCTGGGCGCGCACCGGGACGCGGCCGGACGACCTGGCCCCGTTCTCCCTCGCCCGATTCGGGCGCATCCCCCACCGGGCCGGCTGA
- a CDS encoding ATP-binding protein, whose protein sequence is MPSLAPVPPLPEVTVALDALIPPLYRHYFNRRPDRPYYSARRYDFPGLPGFLPLARAFLDTCAAEHDAHFRYLFTLLGSELATNAIEHSRSGRPGGSYSLVVHRRRAGLMLTCRDGGAADPADAGPLVPGRLDPDSTHGRGLAMVDALSTAWGQHGGAGHRNVWLHPDRDLDGTAWDAA, encoded by the coding sequence ATGCCTTCTCTCGCCCCCGTGCCGCCGCTGCCCGAGGTCACCGTCGCGCTCGACGCGCTGATCCCACCGCTCTACCGGCACTACTTCAACCGCCGCCCTGACCGCCCCTACTACTCCGCCCGCCGCTACGACTTCCCCGGCCTGCCCGGCTTCCTCCCGCTCGCCCGCGCCTTCCTGGACACCTGCGCCGCCGAGCACGACGCGCACTTCCGCTACCTGTTCACCCTGCTCGGCTCGGAACTCGCCACCAACGCCATCGAGCACTCCCGCTCCGGGCGGCCCGGCGGCTCCTACTCCCTCGTCGTCCACCGGCGCCGCGCCGGGCTGATGCTGACCTGCCGCGACGGCGGCGCCGCCGACCCCGCCGACGCCGGACCCCTCGTCCCCGGCCGGCTGGACCCCGACTCCACGCACGGGCGCGGGCTGGCCATGGTCGACGCCCTGTCCACCGCCTGGGGACAGCACGGCGGGGCCGGCCACCGGAACGTCTGGCTCCATCCCGACCGCGACCTGGACGGCACCGCCTGGGACGCCGCCTGA